The Miscanthus floridulus cultivar M001 chromosome 7, ASM1932011v1, whole genome shotgun sequence genome includes a region encoding these proteins:
- the LOC136462507 gene encoding uncharacterized protein, translating into MNKGKGYNLPRKKVHNEGLHQIGDANFLREMGIGCDDTGLELTQLSEIIANIHYEQNALARDLEANIQSYYNFNSNIVNPNYTNEDSSSALLDYNCYGHDSLLHMQGASEREVEFNHESYYMFHTNIENANNTHESSIPPVNYSSYGQEQEMQRQEVIMSPRGTSYVLSQGGSSYTSPMNQVIAQAKSSN; encoded by the exons GTTCACAACGAAGGACTGCATCAAATAGGAGATGCAAACTTCTTAAGGGAAATGGGTATTGGATGTGATGACACTGGACTGGAACTTACACAATTATCAGAGATAATAGCTAACATACATTATGAacag AATGCTTTAGCAAGAGATTTAGAAGCCAATATTCAAAGTTACTACAATTTTAATTCAAACATTGTAAACCCTAATTATACTAATGAG GATAGTTCATCAGCACTACTGGACTACAACTGTTATGGACATGATAGTCTTCTTCATATGCAGGGTGCGTCCGAAAGAGAAGTGGAATTCAATCATGAGAGCTACTACATGTTTCATACAAACATTGAAAATGCCAACAATACTCATGAG AGCTCAATACCACcagtgaactacagcagctatGGACAAGAACAAGAAATGCAGAGACAAGAA GTGATCATGTCACCAAGAGGAACAAGTTATGTACTATCACAGGGCGGATCAAGCTATACAAGCCCTATGAACCAAGTCATAGCTCAGGCTAAATCTTCAAATTAG
- the LOC136465020 gene encoding protein FAR1-RELATED SEQUENCE 5-like: MEKELIATFNKVNLPDRKIMTVLSYIRGDVTPYNKKHISNEKTKINKPTSDNDMQQVYDWFSKKQAEDPMFFYKFSIDENNKVKNIFWSNGTSRRYYEEFGDCISFDTTYNTNKYSLKFAPIVGITGHGDNCLFGCAFKMDETTKTFEWLFQTMLTCMGGKDPKTIITDLDLAMKATIRNVLPDTIHQNCFFHIVKKAQEKGGRIFSLERNKKLHDDLFDILRNSLTETEFEYLYKKLPQTYDVGGFRYLDDMWFNRENFVPCYFKKHFFPFINSTVRSEGTNALFKLDVTPRYSIMRFMNEFQRISDTTEKNQAEQDFETRSMPWLSTSYEFERQAARLYNRKIFFKFQKELILATKWRAKERKQLTRQNTVPEIEIEKSRPLRHNILSNKLSNIASDGSRTMETFNYVLEEVERMQRKLNEPADEVRLQQSQSVQQSGTNVLQDANDVVRLPQTESAQESDTMLLQDPNNAQKRGRPKKEMLTTLINSSSASAASKPKKGKVKN, from the exons ATGGAGAAGGAACTTATTGCAACATTCAATAAAGTGAACCTACCAGATAGGAAGATTATGACAGTCCTATCTTATATAAGAGGGGATGTCACTCCATACAACAAGAAACATATCAGCAATGAGAAGACAAAGATAAATAAGCCAACATCGGATAATGACATGCAGCAAGTGTATGACTGGTTCTCTAAGAAACAGGCTGAGGACCCAATGTTCTTCTACAAGTTTTCCATAGATGAAAACAACAAAGTGAAAAATATTTTCTGGTCCAATGGTACAAGCAGAAGGTACTATGAGGAATTTGGAGATTGCATTAGTTTTGATACAACCTACAACACAAACAAGTACTCCCTCAAGTTTGCACCAATTGTTGGTATTACAGGTCATGGGGACAATTGCCTGTTTGGCTGCGCTTTCAAAATGGATGAAACTACAAAAACTTTTGAGTGGTTGTTTCAGACAATGCTGACTTGTATGGGAGGAAAGGACCCTAAAACTATAATCACTGACCTAGACCTAGCAATGAAGGCTACTATCAGAAACGTTCTACCGGACACTATTCATCAGAACTGCTTCTTCCACATTGTGAAGAAAGCTCAGGAGAAAGGTGGCAGGATATTTTCATTGGAAAGGAACAAGAAGCTGCATGACGATCTCTTTGACATTCTTAGGAACTCATTGACTGAAACAGAGTTTGAGTACTTGTACAAGAAGTTGCCACAAACATATGATGTCGGTGGCTTCAGATACCTTGATGATATGTGGTTTAATAGGGAAAATTTTGTTCCATGTTACTTCAAGAAGCATTTCTTCCCTTTCATCAACTCTACAGTGAGAAGTGAAGGCACAAATGCATTATTCAAACTGGATGTCACACCAAGGTATAGTATTATGAGATTTATGAATGAGTTCCAAAGAATTTCAGATACAACAGAAAAGAATCAAGCAGAACAGGACTTTGAAACCAGATCAATGCCTTGGTTGAGTACGTCATATGAGTTCGAAAGGCAGGCTGCAAGGCTGTACAACAGAAAGATATTCTTCAAGTTTCAAAAGGAGCTCATATTGGCAACAAA ATGGAGGGCTAAAGAGAGGAAACAGTTGACAAGGCAGAATACTGTACCAGAAATAGAGATTGAGAAGAGTAGGCCATTGAGGCACAACATATTGTCAAACAAGTTGAGCAATATTGCTTCAGATGGATCAAGAACAATGGAAACATTCAACTATGTTCTAGAAGAAGTCGAGCGAATGCAAAGAAAACTCAATGAACCAGCAGATGAAGTCAGACTGCAACAATCACAATCTGTTCAACAAAGTGGTACTAATGTTTTGCAAGATGCTAATGATGTAGTCAGACTACCTCAAACAGAATCAGCTCAAGAAAGTGATACAATGCTTTTGCAAGACCCTAATAATGCTCAGAAAAGAGGAAGGCCCAAGAAA GAGATGTTGACAACACTAATAAATAGTAGTAGTGCAAGTGCAGCAAGCAAACCAAAGAAGGGGAAAGTCAAGAATTGA
- the LOC136465022 gene encoding uncharacterized protein, with protein sequence MKQVEEEEPMPREAEAHGLNEAEAPSVTEATKGEAEAPRIPKAEEIEAEVAKVGALGTTEAGVAGTRAPRTTKARVAEAGALGTTEAGVAEAGVSAAKLVAQEVEMEAGQASVLPPVQGPPLTQESAREVEVHPISSDDTSRGKEAVDAEAVSTTEQPAPTSGEGNSALVWELEDWSLRKSLFLWRERGI encoded by the exons atgaagcaagtggaggaggaggagcctatgccccgcgaggccgaggcccatggGTTGAATGAAGCTGAGGCACCCTCAGTCACCGAGGCCACCAAGGGCGAGGCTGAGGCCCCCCGGATTCCTAAGGCCGAGGAGATAGAGGCCGAGGTGGCAAAGGTTGGAGCcctcgggaccaccgaggccggggTGGCGGGGACCAGAGCCCCCAGGACCACCAAGGCCAgggtggcggaggccggagccctcgggaccaccgaggctgggGTGGCAGAGGCCGGCGTGAGCGCGGCGAAGCTggtggcccaggaagtggagatggaGGCGGGGCAAGCCTCAGTGCTGCCCCCAGTCCAAGGCCCACCGCTGACTCAGGAGAGCGCCCGAGAAgtggaggtccatccgatctcctccgatgatacttcccgggggaaggaggCGGTGGATGCCGAGGCGGTCAGCACCACAGAGCAGCCAGCTCCAACCTCTGGTGAGGGAAACTCAGCCCTCGTGTGG gagctcgaggactggtccctcaggaagtcgttgttcctctggcgggagaggggcatctag